In the genome of Nitrospirota bacterium, the window CGCAAGAATATCCCGACCGCATGGCTGCGCATGAGCATCACCGAAGGCAGGAATCGCCAGGTGCGCCGCATGACCGCTGCCGCAGGATATCCCACGCTCCGCTTGATCCGCACGGCTGTCGGGCTGTGGGAGATAGGCATGCTCAGGCCGGGCGAATGGAAAGAAGTCGCCTGCCCGTCGGACGTGGAGGCGAGCGCTCGACGCAGAGCGCCGAGACCGTAGAGTGCGCCGGAATACTTCGACTCTATATACAACACCCTGAAAGCTGTTAGAATGGGTACATGTCCTTTATCGTAAGCAGAAAGCGCTTCGAAGAGCTCACCGAGGAGGCGCTCGCAGCGTTGCCCGACGAGTTCAGGCAGTATCTCACGAATGTCACGGTCATCGTCGAGGACTATCCGGGCCGTGAGGATGCGCATCTCACCGGTGTACCCCGCGACGAGCTCCTCGGCCTCTTTCGCGGCATCGCCCATCAGGACAAGGGCGGCATGTTCGACATCCCGCCGCCCCTGCCTGACGAAGTCATTCTCTTTCAGAAGAATATACAAGAGATATGCTCGTCAGAAGAGGAGCTGATCGATGAAATCCGGATAACGCTCATTCACGAGATCGGCCACTACTTCGGATTTTCGGAAGAGGAGCTCGAGCAGTACGAGGGATAAGGGTATGCCTTTCCGGTCTGCCTGACATTCATCCCGGTAACGGCAGATATCCCCCTTGCCGGTTAAGTACAAATAGAATGTTGTTTGTCGGGTGCGGAGTTTTCAGAGAAAGCCTGCTATCCCTAAGCCTTAGCCCGAAGTTTTATATGCTCCTGATCCTGTAATACTTTTAAAATACCTACAATACTATCCATGCGCGGGTTGCCCTTCGGTCCCAGCATACGATGTATACTCTTGCTGTCTTTGTTGAGCTTTTCGGCAAGTGTCGGAAAGGTGATCGTTGCATTAATATAGTCGCGAAGCATAGCCTTGCCGGCATCGAGATTGCCCTCTAGAATCTCGTTTACCGCCTCGGTGAGAAGCCCTCTGCGGAATTTCGCATCACGCGCTGCCCGTTCCATTATTGTTTCTCGAAAATCACGAGTAAGTGCCATTTTAGCCCTCCTGCTTCTTTCTGGCCTTATAATCTTGCCAGAGCATTTTTGCTTTATCAATATCTTTCTGCTGCATCTTCTTTGTGCCCCCACACAACAGAATGATCAGAGCATTTCCCTCCAGACCAAAATAAATGCGATAGCCCGGACCAAAATCTATCTTGCACTCAGAAACACCGCCGCCAACTGACTTAACATTAGAGAAGTTGCCATACTGTAATCGATATAGGGCGGTCGTTACTTTGTTTGCAGCCCCCGAATCAAGCCTCTTGAACCATTCCCGGAACGGTGAGGCCCCCGCTTGAATAAACTCTTTGACTGAGTATTCCGTCATCGTATTGACTTTATGGTAACATTTGAGTTACCTTATGTCAAGGCTCCAGACCTGATGCAGTGAAATGGACAGAGGACGAATTTATGGTAGGTTTTGATGGGCTAGATTTGCGAGATGTTCTTCCCGAACTTCACGTTAGTCAGATCTTATCGACTTTCAGAAACAGGTATCCGGGCAGAAATATGCTCTCCCTCCTCTCAACTCCCCCGCTGCTTCGTCTTCCTCGTCGGCGCCGCATTCCACGGGTCGTCAGGCCAGGGGTGTTTGGGGTAGCGGCCCTTCATCTCTTTTTTCACCTGCTGATAGCTGCCGTTCCAGAAGCCTTTCAGGTCCTGCGTGATCTGTAACGGCCGCCGCGCAGGAGAGAGGAGGTGGAGGAGCACCTTCACTCTTCCCTCTGCAATAACGGGAGTGTCGGCGAGGCCGAACATCTCCTGCGGCTTGACGGCGAGCACGGGAACAGCTCCCTGGGTATAATCGAGCGCGACGCGGTGGCCGCTCGGGACAGGGAGGTGCGACGGCGCGCGCTCATCGAGCAGCCGCTGCTGTTCCCATGAAAGAAGGGCTTTCAGGGCAGGAACGAGATCGAGGCGGGCAATGTCCTGAACGGTACGAACACCGCCGAGCCAGGGCAGGAGCCATTCTTCGACCGTGGCAATGAGGCGATACTCCGACAGGTCGGGCCATGTCTCCTCCGGAAAGGTTGTGCGCAGGAGGGCAACGCGCCCCTGGAGCTGCCGGGCCTCCCTGCTGAAGGTGAGCATGCCGAGGTTCGACCGTATCGCTTCAGCTACAAGCGGGGCAGCCTCGTCATCGTCCGGAACAAAGGGCTTTGTCGAGAGGAGCACTGCGCCGAGGCGCTCTTCTACTGCCGCGCTGATCCTCCCCTCGCGCCTCTCCCACGAAATGGTCCGTTCGGTCTCGATGCGTTCCGCGCACTCCTCCCGGATGACGGCTTCGGCCACCGGCGCGGCAAGGTGCACTATCCCCTCTCCTTTTTCTCCTGCATCGACCGTAAGGGCGATGATGAACGGGCTTCTGCCCAGACTGCTCCCTGGCGAAAGGCGCACGCCCCGTCCCTGCGTAAGGACGAAGCGGCCCTCGCCCTCCTCTCTCCGCCTGCCGATCCTGTCGGGGAAGGCGCTCGTGAGCAAGCGGGAGAGGAGATCGGGGTCGACCATCCCGGCAGCTCCGTTTCCCTGCTTCCCCTTCACGAGGCGCAGGAGCTGCCGTGCTGCCCTCTCCACGGCGCGCAATGCCCAGCGGTCGGCATGAGGAACATCGTTTCCGTTACGCCACGCGCGCAGCATATCGATCCGCTCGGCGATGTCCGCCTCCCGCGCCCTGCTTCCCGGCAGGCCGCTGTGATCGAGACCGCTGCGGCGGAGCGGATCGCGCTCCGAGAGGAGCGCGGCAAGGTCGGCGCCGAGATCGGCAGCGCCGATCTCGCCTGCCCTCACCATGAGACGCGCAAGCCGGGGATGGAGAGGCAGGCGCGCCATCGCCTTGCCGGTCGCGGTCACCGCTCCGCTGGTGTCGAGCGCCCCCAGATCGGCGAGGAGACGGCAGGCCGATTCCCATGCCGCCGCAGGCGGCGCATCGAGCCAGGAGAGCGTTGAAGGGTCTCTTACGCCCCATACCGCCAGTTCGAGCACAAGGGCGGAGAGATCGGAAACGAGCAGCTCGGGCGGGGCAAAGGGGAGCATTGCATTGAAAGTATGGCGGCTGTAGAGTCGGTAGCAGCGCCCGGGAGCAAGGCGGCCTGCCCTGCCCTTGCGCTGTTCAGCAGAGGCCTTCGACACCGAAACCGTGATCAGGCGGTTCATGCCTGTTGCCGGGTCGTACTGGAGCCTTCGGGTCAGTCCGCTGTCGATGACGACCGTAATGCCCTCGATAGTAAGGGAGGTCTCCGCAATATTCGTGGCGAGCACGATCTTGCGATGAGCAGCAGGGAGCATGGCCCGCTCCTGCTCCTCGAAAGGCAG includes:
- a CDS encoding type II toxin-antitoxin system RelE/ParE family toxin gives rise to the protein MTEYSVKEFIQAGASPFREWFKRLDSGAANKVTTALYRLQYGNFSNVKSVGGGVSECKIDFGPGYRIYFGLEGNALIILLCGGTKKMQQKDIDKAKMLWQDYKARKKQEG
- a CDS encoding transcriptional regulator; translated protein: MALTRDFRETIMERAARDAKFRRGLLTEAVNEILEGNLDAGKAMLRDYINATITFPTLAEKLNKDSKSIHRMLGPKGNPRMDSIVGILKVLQDQEHIKLRAKA
- the hrpB gene encoding ATP-dependent helicase HrpB, which gives rise to MSIPISERSKTISITYPIDAILQRLKEEVDRHSAVVLHAPPGAGKTTRVPLALLDIFPPKAGRIIMLEPRRIAAVSAARWMAQTLGEQAGETVGYSIRFESRVSAKTRIEVVTEGILTRRLQADPGLDGVAMVIFDEFHERSLHADLALALCLDVRRNLRDDLKLLVMSATLDVEPIAALFDNAPVITSVGKAFPVEERFFPESGRAMRTASLAERVTEAVRTALSETSGDILVFLPGAGEIRACAAVLGSLKECRESGVTVHPLYGDLPFEEQERAMLPAAHRKIVLATNIAETSLTIEGITVVIDSGLTRRLQYDPATGMNRLITVSVSKASAEQRKGRAGRLAPGRCYRLYSRHTFNAMLPFAPPELLVSDLSALVLELAVWGVRDPSTLSWLDAPPAAAWESACRLLADLGALDTSGAVTATGKAMARLPLHPRLARLMVRAGEIGAADLGADLAALLSERDPLRRSGLDHSGLPGSRAREADIAERIDMLRAWRNGNDVPHADRWALRAVERAARQLLRLVKGKQGNGAAGMVDPDLLSRLLTSAFPDRIGRRREEGEGRFVLTQGRGVRLSPGSSLGRSPFIIALTVDAGEKGEGIVHLAAPVAEAVIREECAERIETERTISWERREGRISAAVEERLGAVLLSTKPFVPDDDEAAPLVAEAIRSNLGMLTFSREARQLQGRVALLRTTFPEETWPDLSEYRLIATVEEWLLPWLGGVRTVQDIARLDLVPALKALLSWEQQRLLDERAPSHLPVPSGHRVALDYTQGAVPVLAVKPQEMFGLADTPVIAEGRVKVLLHLLSPARRPLQITQDLKGFWNGSYQQVKKEMKGRYPKHPWPDDPWNAAPTRKTKQRGS
- a CDS encoding metallopeptidase family protein, which translates into the protein MSFIVSRKRFEELTEEALAALPDEFRQYLTNVTVIVEDYPGREDAHLTGVPRDELLGLFRGIAHQDKGGMFDIPPPLPDEVILFQKNIQEICSSEEELIDEIRITLIHEIGHYFGFSEEELEQYEG